The following proteins come from a genomic window of Geminicoccaceae bacterium SCSIO 64248:
- a CDS encoding deoxyribodipyrimidine photo-lyase: MTETQGCVVWLRNDLRLYDNPALDRALAQGGPVTLLYVLDDESAGHWRPGGAARWWLHHSLDALSADVAKRGGALVLRKGRAERVVPAVVREAKAASVAWTRRYTPWGIAVDKALKARFDTDGIEATSHQGAVLFEPWTVATKAGDPYKVFTPFHGACRKIGAPKPLPALGGRKRWRSAEVKSDTLDSWKLLPTGPDWAGGLRETWKPGEANAVRQLEAFLDDAVVTYDDDRNRPDRPGTSMLSPRLHWGELSPHRIWHAALARQADGRRKTADKGVESFLRELIWREFTHHVLFHFPHIPDEPLRPEFADFPWQYDKDTLKAWRFGRTGYPIVDAGMRQLRAIGWMHNRVRMITGSFLVKDLLLPWQDGEKWFWDELVDADLGNNTIGWQWVAGCGPDAAPYFRVFNPVTQGEKFDPEGCYVRRFVPELAKLPATWIHKPWEAPADALAKAGVTLGETYPRPIVDHKPARERALAAFGRIKKAA; this comes from the coding sequence ATGACAGAAACCCAGGGTTGTGTCGTCTGGCTGCGCAACGATCTGCGCCTGTATGACAATCCCGCGCTCGACCGGGCGCTCGCGCAAGGCGGCCCGGTGACGCTGCTCTACGTCCTGGACGACGAGTCGGCGGGGCACTGGCGGCCAGGCGGCGCGGCGCGCTGGTGGCTGCACCACAGCCTCGACGCCCTGTCGGCCGACGTGGCGAAGCGGGGCGGCGCCCTGGTCCTGCGCAAGGGCAGGGCGGAGCGCGTGGTCCCCGCCGTCGTCCGGGAGGCCAAGGCGGCCTCGGTCGCCTGGACACGGCGCTACACGCCCTGGGGCATCGCGGTCGACAAGGCGCTCAAGGCGCGCTTCGACACGGACGGCATCGAGGCCACGAGCCACCAGGGTGCTGTGCTGTTCGAGCCCTGGACGGTCGCGACCAAGGCGGGCGACCCCTACAAGGTGTTCACGCCGTTCCACGGCGCCTGCCGCAAGATCGGCGCGCCCAAGCCGCTGCCCGCGCTCGGCGGCCGCAAGCGCTGGCGGTCGGCCGAGGTGAAGTCCGACACGCTGGACTCCTGGAAGCTGCTGCCGACCGGGCCGGACTGGGCGGGCGGCCTGCGCGAGACCTGGAAGCCCGGCGAGGCCAATGCGGTCCGGCAGCTCGAGGCCTTCCTGGACGACGCCGTCGTCACCTATGACGACGACCGCAACCGGCCGGACCGGCCGGGCACCTCGATGCTCTCGCCGCGCCTGCACTGGGGCGAGCTCAGCCCGCACCGGATCTGGCACGCGGCGCTGGCGCGCCAGGCGGACGGTCGCCGGAAGACCGCGGACAAGGGCGTGGAATCGTTCCTGCGCGAGCTGATCTGGCGCGAGTTCACCCATCACGTGCTCTTTCACTTTCCGCACATCCCGGACGAGCCCCTGCGCCCGGAGTTCGCCGACTTCCCCTGGCAGTACGACAAGGACACGCTGAAGGCCTGGAGGTTCGGCCGGACCGGCTATCCGATCGTCGATGCCGGCATGCGCCAGCTTCGCGCGATCGGCTGGATGCACAACCGGGTGCGGATGATCACAGGCTCGTTCCTGGTCAAGGACCTCCTCCTGCCCTGGCAGGACGGCGAGAAGTGGTTCTGGGACGAGCTGGTCGACGCCGATCTCGGCAACAACACGATCGGCTGGCAGTGGGTCGCCGGCTGCGGCCCGGACGCCGCGCCCTATTTCCGCGTGTTCAACCCGGTGACCCAGGGCGAGAAGTTCGATCCTGAGGGCTGTTATGTCCGCCGCTTCGTGCCCGAGCTGGCCAAGCTGCCGGCCACGTGGATCCACAAGCCCTGGGAGGCGCCGGCGGACGCGCTGGCGAAGGCGGGCGTCACCCTGGGCGAGACCTATCCCCGGCCGATCGTCGACCACAAGCCCGCCCGCGAGCGCGCGCTGGCCGCGTTCGGCCGCATCAAGAAGGCGGCGTGA
- a CDS encoding fasciclin domain-containing protein → MRRFGFPLPPRPLAAVLAALAVIAAALPARAASLAEVIASRPELSTFSRALDASGLAPDLAAAGTVTVFAPDDAAFEALGPGVAQALLDPANHDALRSILAFHILEGAYPTARLGVAKSYPTLLGAPVTIQSAQGRTTINGARATAVDITADDGVVHVVDTVRMPDVSIVLGDEPPVPAKAHDGLLVDALKADGRFGTFLSAVETARMTGRLMDPGPFTVFAPTDAAFDTLPPGALARLFDPAQDAELRAMVARHIQDGVRPRNDQPRSMDVVDMGGRRFTMEMSAGRHVMQNGKPAVDPDIRATNGVIYAIERVAMNPSTN, encoded by the coding sequence ATGAGACGCTTTGGCTTCCCCCTCCCGCCCCGCCCTTTGGCGGCCGTCCTGGCGGCGCTCGCCGTGATCGCGGCCGCCCTGCCCGCGCGCGCGGCGTCGCTTGCCGAGGTGATCGCGAGCCGGCCGGAGCTTTCGACCTTCAGCCGGGCGCTCGACGCCTCCGGCCTGGCGCCCGACCTCGCCGCGGCCGGCACGGTCACGGTCTTCGCGCCGGACGACGCCGCGTTCGAGGCGCTGGGGCCGGGCGTGGCGCAGGCCCTGCTCGACCCCGCCAACCACGACGCCCTGCGCAGCATCCTCGCATTCCACATCCTCGAGGGCGCCTATCCGACCGCGCGCCTGGGCGTCGCCAAGAGCTACCCGACCCTGCTGGGCGCGCCCGTGACCATCCAGTCCGCGCAGGGCCGGACCACGATCAACGGCGCGCGGGCGACCGCCGTCGACATCACGGCCGACGACGGCGTCGTCCACGTCGTCGACACCGTGCGCATGCCCGACGTCTCGATCGTGCTGGGCGACGAGCCGCCCGTCCCCGCCAAGGCCCATGACGGCCTCCTGGTCGACGCGCTCAAGGCCGACGGCCGCTTCGGCACCTTTCTCTCGGCGGTCGAGACCGCGCGCATGACCGGGCGGCTCATGGATCCCGGCCCGTTCACCGTGTTCGCGCCGACCGACGCGGCCTTCGACACCCTGCCGCCGGGCGCCCTCGCCCGCCTGTTCGATCCCGCGCAGGACGCGGAGCTCCGCGCCATGGTCGCCCGTCACATCCAGGACGGCGTCCGCCCGCGCAACGACCAGCCGCGCTCGATGGACGTGGTCGACATGGGCGGCCGCCGCTTCACCATGGAGATGAGCGCCGGCCGCCACGTCATGCAGAACGGCAAGCCCGCCGTCGATCCCGACATCCGGGCCACCAACGGCGTGATCTACGCGATCGAACGCGTCGCGATGAACCCGAGCACGAACTGA
- the pdeM gene encoding ligase-associated DNA damage response endonuclease PdeM, which yields MSLSAALHLPGAALVADPSGALYWPERDLLVVSDLHLEKATSFAGRGRLLPPYDTRATLERLTLVLHRYRPATVLSLGDSFHDTGGHDRLQAEDRDVIRAMTARHRWLWLAGNHDPDGPGDLGGAAAEAFELGGLVFRHHPGGPGNEVAGHLHPKACVRTRAKTVSRPCFVTDGRRLILPAFGAYTGGLNALDPAVCGHLAPDFWAYLLGRGKIHVLPGDRLDPSGVQLSLLAGLDGPGR from the coding sequence GTGAGCCTGTCCGCCGCCCTCCATCTGCCCGGCGCGGCCCTGGTCGCCGATCCCAGCGGCGCCCTGTACTGGCCCGAGCGCGACCTGCTGGTCGTCTCCGACCTCCATCTGGAGAAGGCCACGAGCTTCGCGGGCAGGGGACGGCTCCTGCCGCCCTACGACACGCGGGCGACCCTGGAGCGGCTGACCCTGGTCCTGCACCGCTACCGCCCGGCCACGGTGCTGAGCCTGGGCGACAGCTTCCACGACACGGGCGGCCACGACCGCCTCCAGGCGGAGGACCGCGACGTCATCCGGGCGATGACCGCGCGCCACCGCTGGCTCTGGCTCGCCGGCAACCACGATCCGGACGGGCCGGGCGACCTGGGCGGAGCGGCGGCGGAGGCGTTCGAGCTGGGCGGCCTGGTCTTCCGGCACCATCCGGGCGGACCCGGCAACGAGGTCGCCGGCCATCTCCACCCCAAGGCCTGCGTGCGCACCCGGGCCAAGACGGTCAGCCGGCCCTGCTTCGTCACCGACGGCAGGCGGCTGATCCTGCCGGCATTCGGCGCCTATACCGGGGGGCTCAACGCGCTCGACCCGGCGGTGTGCGGCCATCTCGCGCCCGATTTCTGGGCCTATCTCCTGGGCCGCGGCAAGATCCACGTCCTGCCCGGCGACCGCCTCGATCCCTCCGGCGTCCAGCTCAGCCTGCTGGCCGGCCTGGACGGGCCAGGACGGTAG
- a CDS encoding ligase-associated DNA damage response DEXH box helicase, which yields MSHAPVLHPTEAGTALPPRFQAWFQARGWELRAHQAEALEAHRNGEHALLIAPTGGGKTLAGFLPSLVELSESNRPGGLHTLYLSPLKALTTDIARNLDAPIAEIGLDIRCETRTGDTPANRRARQRKTPPDILLTTPESLALLLADPTAGHMFGRLRRIVIDEAHALAGTKRGDLLALGLSRLWGLAPAARTIGLSATVARPGELMALLSPKGQPCRLIEGIAGARPDVRLLVPEARMPWAGHIALYALADVYREIGRHGMTLVFVNTRAAAELCFQTLWRLNEDGLPIGLHHGSLDVEQRRRTEAAMASGRLRAVVCTSSLDLGIDWGGVDLVVQIGAPKGTARLLQRIGRANHRLDQPSKAMLVPGNRFEILECLTAIEAIGEGEIDGDAPRPGGLDVLAQHLIGIACAGPFDADLVYRDVSAVGPYRALTRADFEAVLDFVATGGYALQSYERFRRIVRGIDGLYRLKDRRLAQSWKMNVGVIVEAPTLTVQFRGRGGVLGKIEEHFVQWLTPGDTFLFAGRLLRFEGIRETVCEVSPGRGTADPKVPAYVGGKLPLSTNLADRVRGLLADPRHWRALPAPARDWLRVQALRSRLPDADELLIETFPRGERHYMVAYAFAGRNAHQTLGMLLTRRMERAGLKPMGFVATDYVIATWGLEPVADPAALFTVDMLGDDLEEWMAESSMLKRTFRNVAVIAGLIERKHPGTAKTGRQVTVNSDLIYDVLRKYQPDHVLLRATWADAAGGLTDIRRLSDLLARVQDRIRHVAADRITPLALPTLLEIGRESVFGPTVEDMLLDEVTDELVREAGLADGVTDDLAGIDP from the coding sequence ATGTCGCATGCGCCCGTCCTCCACCCGACCGAAGCCGGCACGGCGCTGCCGCCCCGCTTCCAGGCCTGGTTCCAGGCACGCGGCTGGGAGCTCCGGGCGCATCAGGCCGAGGCGCTGGAGGCGCACCGGAACGGCGAGCATGCGCTGCTGATCGCGCCGACGGGCGGCGGCAAGACGCTTGCGGGCTTCCTGCCGAGCCTGGTCGAGCTGTCCGAGAGCAACCGCCCGGGCGGGCTGCACACGCTCTATCTCTCGCCGCTCAAGGCCCTGACCACCGACATCGCGCGCAATCTCGACGCGCCGATCGCCGAGATCGGCCTCGACATACGCTGCGAGACGCGGACCGGCGACACGCCTGCGAACCGGCGGGCGCGGCAGCGCAAGACGCCGCCCGACATCCTTTTGACCACGCCTGAGTCGCTGGCGCTTCTCCTGGCCGATCCGACGGCGGGGCACATGTTCGGCCGTCTCAGACGCATCGTGATCGACGAGGCGCACGCCCTGGCCGGGACCAAGCGCGGCGATCTCCTGGCACTGGGCCTGTCGCGGCTGTGGGGCCTGGCGCCGGCGGCGCGCACGATCGGTCTGTCCGCCACGGTCGCGCGACCGGGCGAGCTGATGGCGCTTCTGTCGCCGAAGGGGCAGCCCTGCCGCCTGATCGAGGGCATCGCCGGCGCCAGGCCGGACGTGCGCCTGCTCGTGCCCGAGGCGCGCATGCCCTGGGCCGGACACATCGCGCTCTACGCCCTGGCCGACGTCTACCGGGAGATCGGACGGCACGGCATGACCCTGGTCTTCGTCAACACCCGCGCGGCGGCCGAGCTCTGCTTCCAGACGCTCTGGCGGCTGAACGAGGACGGGCTGCCGATCGGGCTGCATCACGGCAGCCTGGACGTCGAGCAGAGGCGGCGGACCGAGGCCGCCATGGCGTCCGGCCGTCTGCGCGCCGTGGTCTGCACCTCGTCGCTCGACCTCGGCATCGACTGGGGCGGGGTCGACCTCGTCGTCCAGATCGGCGCGCCCAAGGGCACGGCGCGCCTGTTGCAGCGGATCGGCCGCGCCAACCACCGGCTCGACCAGCCGAGCAAGGCGATGCTCGTGCCGGGCAACCGCTTCGAGATCCTGGAATGCCTGACCGCGATCGAGGCGATCGGCGAGGGCGAGATCGACGGCGACGCGCCGCGGCCGGGCGGGCTGGACGTGCTGGCCCAGCACCTGATCGGCATCGCCTGCGCCGGCCCGTTCGACGCCGACCTTGTCTATCGCGACGTCAGCGCGGTGGGACCCTACCGCGCCCTGACCCGCGCGGATTTCGAGGCCGTGCTCGACTTCGTCGCGACCGGCGGCTACGCGCTGCAGTCCTATGAGCGCTTCCGCCGGATCGTCCGGGGCATCGACGGCCTGTACCGGCTGAAGGACCGGAGGCTCGCCCAGTCCTGGAAGATGAATGTCGGCGTGATCGTCGAGGCGCCGACCCTGACCGTGCAGTTCCGCGGCCGGGGCGGCGTGCTCGGCAAGATCGAGGAGCACTTCGTCCAGTGGCTGACGCCGGGCGACACCTTCCTGTTCGCCGGGCGGCTGCTGCGCTTCGAGGGCATCCGCGAGACGGTGTGCGAGGTCAGCCCGGGCAGGGGCACGGCCGATCCCAAGGTGCCCGCCTATGTCGGCGGCAAGCTGCCGCTCTCGACCAACCTGGCGGACAGGGTGCGCGGCCTCCTGGCCGATCCCCGGCACTGGCGGGCGCTGCCGGCGCCGGCGCGGGACTGGCTGCGCGTCCAGGCCTTGCGCTCGCGCCTGCCCGACGCGGACGAGCTCCTGATCGAGACCTTCCCGCGCGGCGAGCGGCACTACATGGTCGCCTACGCCTTCGCCGGCCGCAACGCGCACCAGACGCTGGGCATGCTGCTGACCCGGCGCATGGAGCGGGCCGGGCTCAAGCCCATGGGCTTCGTCGCCACCGACTACGTCATCGCGACCTGGGGCCTGGAGCCGGTGGCGGACCCGGCGGCCCTGTTCACGGTCGACATGCTGGGCGACGACCTCGAGGAGTGGATGGCCGAGTCGTCGATGCTCAAGCGGACCTTCCGCAACGTCGCGGTGATCGCCGGGCTGATCGAGCGCAAGCATCCCGGCACGGCCAAGACCGGACGCCAGGTCACGGTCAACTCGGACCTGATCTACGACGTGTTGCGCAAGTACCAGCCTGACCATGTGCTCCTGCGCGCGACCTGGGCGGACGCGGCGGGGGGGCTGACCGACATCCGTCGTTTGTCCGACCTGCTGGCCCGGGTCCAGGACCGTATCCGCCACGTCGCGGCGGACCGGATCACGCCGCTCGCCCTGCCGACCCTGCTCGAGATCGGGCGGGAATCGGTGTTCGGGCCGACGGTCGAGGACATGCTGCTCGACGAGGTCACCGACGAACTGGTGCGCGAGGCCGGACTGGCCGACGGCGTGACCGACGATTTGGCCGGGATCGATCCGTGA
- a CDS encoding glutathione S-transferase family protein: MGQLVNGVWHDVWYETAKTGGRFERPVQQFRNWVTADGSSGFPAEAGRYRLYVSLACPWAHRTLIFRALKGLEDAIPVSIVSPYMRNEGWVFDGTPGSTDEPLYGLGRLYELYVKAKPDFTGRVTVPVLWDTRTGTIVNNESSEIIRMFNSAFDGLAAHPDRDFYPEELRAEIDAVNALVYDTVNNGVYKAGFATTQEAYEEAFDALFVTLDRLEALLDGRSHLVGERATEADWRLFTTLVRFDPVYVGHFKCNLRRIADYPNLSRYLWRLHDTPGVAATCNLDHIKTHYYASHTTINPTGIVPKGPAIGRP; this comes from the coding sequence ATGGGCCAGCTGGTGAACGGCGTCTGGCACGACGTCTGGTACGAGACCGCGAAGACGGGCGGGCGCTTCGAGCGCCCGGTCCAGCAGTTCCGCAACTGGGTGACGGCGGACGGTTCGAGCGGCTTTCCGGCCGAGGCCGGGCGCTACCGGCTCTATGTCTCGCTCGCCTGCCCCTGGGCGCACCGCACGCTGATCTTCCGCGCGCTGAAGGGGCTGGAGGACGCCATACCGGTCTCGATCGTCAGTCCGTACATGCGCAACGAGGGCTGGGTCTTCGACGGCACGCCGGGCTCGACCGACGAGCCCCTGTACGGCCTCGGGCGGCTCTACGAGCTCTACGTCAAGGCCAAGCCGGACTTCACCGGCCGGGTGACGGTCCCGGTGCTCTGGGACACCAGGACCGGGACGATCGTCAACAACGAGTCGTCCGAGATCATCCGCATGTTCAACAGCGCCTTCGACGGGCTGGCGGCGCATCCGGACCGGGACTTCTATCCCGAGGAGCTCCGCGCCGAGATCGACGCGGTCAACGCCCTGGTCTACGACACCGTCAACAACGGCGTGTACAAGGCGGGGTTCGCGACGACGCAGGAGGCCTACGAGGAAGCCTTCGACGCGCTGTTCGTCACGCTCGACCGGCTCGAGGCGCTGCTTGACGGGCGGAGCCATCTCGTCGGCGAGCGTGCGACCGAGGCGGACTGGCGGCTGTTCACCACCCTCGTGCGCTTCGATCCGGTCTATGTCGGGCACTTCAAGTGCAACCTGCGCCGGATCGCCGACTACCCCAACCTGTCGCGCTATCTCTGGCGGCTCCACGACACGCCGGGCGTGGCCGCGACCTGCAACCTCGATCACATCAAAACGCACTATTACGCCAGCCACACGACGATCAACCCGACCGGGATCGTGCCGAAGGGGCCGGCGATCGGCCGTCCCTGA
- a CDS encoding Ig-like domain-containing protein, with amino-acid sequence MASPIAQDDDITASRTAIRSFDLFADHGNGADSDPDGDRISVSRVENTISWVGKSFALESGARVQIQKDGTLIFNPNGAYDDLAPGESATETLAYTIRDPGGSVDHASVEVTIEGPEATVDASGLYFRAEDTYWRYQADGSAEQVVDAETGSPFIEFSGPVALDDAAFASARLEGTRDYALWRMGDDATAERIDDNGLTSAYSLRQQGDHLYFIGENEASGEEIWRVDAAGNAEIVADLTPGPEGSDPGSFTEFDGAYYFTANVDGEDELHRLGSNGTVENVDDMLPRSTSGLQIVYAPRADEAGPLYLEFSTSGTGGVDHYFSLDADGSLTRLSEVPSYINGNFVLGDSLYARFEQPSTGETRLYQINENAPAERIYGPNVRGSVLVTEDAAYFADGDATLGDDEPTTPYRLTAGNGYQSIGSQYENPNSFREVDGEVYFSASDPDGDGSAIYKVVETSSLLPTAEQWSSPSLDTAYAGPAPYDDMYYFVGADSANGREVWRAESDGTGAERVTDIDPGPADSYPTGLSGFEPNAGAATADDPLLA; translated from the coding sequence ATGGCCAGCCCCATCGCGCAGGACGACGACATCACGGCCTCGCGCACGGCGATCCGCTCGTTCGACCTGTTCGCCGATCACGGCAACGGTGCTGACAGCGACCCGGACGGCGACCGCATCTCGGTCTCCCGGGTCGAGAACACGATCAGCTGGGTCGGCAAGAGCTTCGCGCTCGAGTCGGGCGCACGCGTGCAGATCCAGAAGGACGGCACGCTGATCTTCAACCCCAACGGCGCCTATGACGACCTGGCGCCGGGCGAGAGCGCGACCGAGACGCTCGCCTACACGATCCGCGACCCCGGCGGCTCGGTCGACCACGCCAGCGTCGAGGTGACGATCGAGGGGCCTGAAGCTACGGTCGACGCCAGCGGCTTGTACTTTCGGGCGGAAGACACCTATTGGCGATATCAGGCCGACGGGTCCGCGGAGCAGGTCGTCGATGCCGAGACAGGATCGCCCTTCATCGAATTCAGCGGCCCTGTCGCCCTGGACGATGCCGCTTTCGCGTCCGCAAGGCTGGAAGGCACGCGCGACTACGCGCTCTGGCGCATGGGCGATGACGCGACCGCGGAGCGGATCGACGACAACGGCCTGACCTCCGCCTACAGCCTCCGGCAGCAGGGCGACCATCTCTATTTCATCGGCGAGAACGAGGCGTCGGGAGAGGAGATCTGGCGGGTCGACGCAGCCGGAAATGCCGAGATCGTCGCGGATCTGACGCCCGGTCCGGAGGGCTCCGATCCCGGTTCCTTCACCGAATTCGACGGAGCCTACTACTTCACCGCCAACGTCGATGGCGAGGACGAACTGCACCGCCTGGGATCGAACGGCACGGTCGAGAACGTCGATGACATGCTGCCGCGCAGCACCTCCGGCCTGCAGATCGTCTATGCGCCGCGCGCGGACGAGGCCGGCCCACTCTATCTGGAGTTCAGCACGAGCGGCACCGGCGGCGTCGATCACTACTTTTCGCTCGACGCCGACGGCTCGCTGACCCGCCTGTCCGAAGTGCCGTCCTACATCAACGGCAACTTCGTGCTGGGCGACAGCCTCTACGCCCGATTCGAGCAGCCTTCCACCGGCGAGACCCGGCTTTATCAGATCAACGAGAATGCCCCGGCCGAACGGATCTACGGACCCAACGTCCGAGGCAGCGTCCTGGTGACCGAGGACGCTGCTTACTTCGCCGATGGCGACGCGACGCTGGGCGACGACGAGCCGACGACGCCGTACCGCCTGACCGCCGGCAACGGCTATCAGTCCATCGGCAGCCAGTACGAGAACCCCAACAGCTTCAGGGAGGTGGACGGCGAGGTCTATTTTTCGGCGAGCGATCCCGACGGCGATGGGTCGGCGATCTACAAGGTCGTCGAAACATCATCGCTCTTGCCTACGGCCGAGCAGTGGTCCTCACCCAGTCTGGACACGGCCTACGCCGGTCCCGCACCCTACGACGACATGTACTATTTCGTCGGCGCGGACTCCGCCAACGGACGCGAGGTCTGGCGCGCGGAGTCGGACGGAACGGGTGCGGAACGCGTGACCGACATCGATCCGGGTCCCGCCGATAGCTACCCCACGGGACTGAGTGGCTTCGAGCCGAACGCCGGCGCCGCGACGGCCGACGATCCCCTGCTCGCCTAG
- a CDS encoding TIGR01459 family HAD-type hydrolase — protein sequence MSAFPDVPILPGISTLVPGHDGIVMDLWGVIHGGVEPYPGVLDALEKLKDRGIPVAFVSNAPRRRELGTRRLDQIGIPRELYGSLVTSGQLTHDWLALHAPSLGTGCYYVGPDADADLIQDLPLRRTERIEDADVVVVAGFEDESQPVTVYDPMLTVAKERGLTLVCANPDRTVRRHSGEVSPCAGLIAEHYGEMGGTVVNHGKPDAEPFLVGRRDLGLDEGARMMMIGDSLHTDIAGARAAGFTAVMVARGVHADDLGIAPGETPQKDVLAALYTNYDLHPDAVIATLRW from the coding sequence ATGTCCGCCTTCCCCGACGTTCCGATCCTGCCCGGCATAAGCACGCTCGTTCCCGGCCATGACGGCATCGTCATGGACCTGTGGGGCGTCATCCATGGCGGAGTCGAGCCCTATCCCGGCGTGCTCGACGCCTTGGAGAAGCTGAAGGACCGGGGCATCCCGGTCGCCTTCGTCTCGAACGCTCCCAGGCGGCGCGAGCTCGGCACGCGGCGCCTCGACCAGATCGGCATCCCGCGCGAGCTGTACGGCAGCCTCGTCACCTCAGGCCAATTGACGCATGACTGGCTGGCCCTGCACGCCCCGTCGCTGGGCACGGGATGCTACTATGTCGGTCCGGATGCCGACGCCGACCTGATTCAGGATCTGCCGCTTCGGCGCACGGAACGCATCGAGGATGCGGACGTCGTCGTCGTCGCGGGCTTCGAGGACGAGAGCCAGCCGGTGACCGTCTACGATCCCATGCTGACCGTGGCCAAGGAGCGCGGGCTCACCCTGGTGTGCGCCAATCCGGACCGGACGGTGCGCCGCCACAGCGGCGAGGTCTCGCCCTGCGCCGGGCTGATCGCCGAGCATTACGGCGAGATGGGCGGCACGGTGGTCAATCACGGCAAGCCCGACGCCGAGCCCTTCCTGGTCGGCCGCCGCGACCTCGGCCTGGACGAGGGCGCGCGCATGATGATGATCGGCGACAGCCTGCACACCGACATCGCCGGCGCACGCGCCGCAGGCTTCACGGCCGTCATGGTCGCGCGCGGCGTGCACGCGGACGATCTCGGCATCGCGCCCGGCGAGACGCCGCAGAAGGATGTCCTGGCCGCGCTGTACACGAACTACGATCTGCATCCCGACGCCGTGATCGCGACCCTGCGATGGTGA
- a CDS encoding lysine--tRNA ligase: protein MVIDRATLLESKAWPIVEAQRLAERVARQPPAKGHVLFQTGYGPSGLPHIGTFGEVFRTTMVRQAFARLSDVPTRLYTFSDDMDGLRKVPDNLPNRDMVGSHLGKPLTSIPDPFGTHESFGAHMNARLRAFLDRFGFDYTFQSATACYRSGVFDATLIRVLERYDAIKAVVMPYLGAERQASYSPVLPVCPKTGRVLQVPIERVDPDAGTVVYRDEDGHFVEQSVRGGNCKLQWRADWALRWVALDVDYEMSGKDLIDSAKLSGQIARILGGRQPDGFFYELFLDEAGQKISKSKGNGLSVDQWLRYGTEQSLALFMFQAPKKAKRLYFDVIPRQEDDYASLLEQVPAQEPRALASNPVWHMYDGAPPTGGGNGLGPRGGQVLSYAMLLNLAAVVNADRPEQLWRFIAKYAPDATPESAPRLDALVHHAIAYYQDFVLPAKAYRLADARERAALEELERTLAALPAEAEAEAIQYEVYEIGKRHDFANLRDWFKALYEILLGQDQGPRFGSFVAVYGIGPTRELIGKALGGALLAKGGGL, encoded by the coding sequence ATGGTGATCGACCGCGCGACCCTGCTGGAATCGAAGGCCTGGCCGATCGTCGAGGCGCAGCGCCTGGCCGAGCGCGTGGCGCGCCAGCCGCCCGCGAAAGGTCATGTCCTGTTCCAGACCGGCTACGGTCCGTCCGGCCTGCCGCATATCGGCACGTTCGGCGAGGTGTTCCGCACGACCATGGTCCGCCAGGCCTTCGCGCGCCTGTCCGACGTGCCGACGCGGCTCTACACCTTCTCCGACGACATGGACGGGCTGCGCAAGGTCCCGGACAACCTCCCCAACCGGGACATGGTCGGCAGCCATCTCGGCAAGCCCTTGACCTCGATCCCCGATCCGTTCGGCACGCATGAGAGCTTCGGCGCGCACATGAACGCCCGGCTGCGCGCGTTCCTCGACCGCTTCGGATTCGACTACACCTTCCAGAGCGCGACGGCGTGCTACCGCTCCGGCGTGTTCGACGCGACGCTCATCCGCGTGCTCGAGCGCTACGACGCGATCAAGGCGGTCGTGATGCCTTATCTCGGTGCCGAGCGCCAGGCGAGCTACAGCCCCGTCTTGCCGGTCTGCCCGAAGACCGGCCGCGTGCTGCAGGTGCCCATAGAGCGAGTCGATCCGGATGCGGGCACGGTCGTCTATCGGGACGAGGACGGCCATTTCGTCGAGCAGAGCGTCAGGGGCGGCAACTGCAAGCTGCAATGGCGGGCCGACTGGGCGCTACGCTGGGTGGCGCTCGACGTCGACTACGAGATGTCGGGCAAAGACTTGATCGATTCGGCCAAGCTGTCCGGCCAGATCGCGCGCATCCTGGGCGGCCGCCAGCCGGACGGCTTCTTCTACGAATTGTTCCTGGACGAGGCCGGCCAGAAGATTTCCAAGTCCAAGGGCAACGGGCTGAGCGTCGACCAGTGGCTGCGCTACGGCACCGAGCAGAGCCTGGCGCTCTTCATGTTCCAGGCGCCGAAGAAGGCGAAGCGCCTCTATTTCGACGTGATCCCGCGTCAGGAGGACGACTACGCCTCGCTTCTGGAGCAGGTGCCGGCGCAGGAGCCGCGCGCGCTCGCGAGCAATCCCGTCTGGCACATGTACGACGGCGCGCCGCCCACAGGCGGCGGCAACGGCCTGGGGCCGCGCGGCGGGCAGGTGCTCAGCTACGCCATGCTGCTGAACCTGGCCGCGGTCGTGAACGCCGACCGGCCGGAGCAGCTCTGGCGCTTCATCGCCAAGTACGCGCCCGATGCGACGCCGGAAAGCGCGCCGCGCCTGGACGCCCTGGTCCATCACGCCATCGCCTACTACCAGGACTTCGTCCTGCCGGCGAAGGCCTACCGCCTGGCGGACGCGCGCGAGCGGGCGGCGCTGGAGGAGTTGGAGCGGACGCTCGCGGCCCTGCCCGCGGAGGCCGAGGCCGAGGCGATCCAGTACGAGGTCTACGAGATCGGCAAGCGGCACGACTTCGCCAACCTGCGCGATTGGTTCAAGGCGCTCTACGAGATCTTGCTCGGCCAGGACCAGGGCCCGCGCTTCGGCTCGTTCGTCGCCGTGTACGGCATCGGCCCGACCCGCGAGCTGATCGGCAAGGCGCTGGGCGGCGCGCTGCTCGCCAAGGGAGGCGGGCTATGA